The following are from one region of the Ananas comosus cultivar F153 linkage group 20, ASM154086v1, whole genome shotgun sequence genome:
- the LOC109725648 gene encoding DCN1-like protein 2 isoform X2 produces MHKLGRGNRDKVQQFMAITGTSEKAALQALKASDWHLEGAFDIFYSQPQIRAVIDSRHLEELYNRYKDPYADMILVDGITLLCNDLQVDPQDIVMLVVSWHMKAATMCEFSRQEFIGGLQSLGIDSIEKFREKLPAMRAELKDEQKFRDIYIFAFCWAREKGQKSLALDTAIGMWQLLFAEKHWPLVDHWCEFLQARHNKAISRDTWSQLLEFVRTIDPDLSNYDEQGAWPYLIDEFVEYLAENGIVQHRK; encoded by the exons ATG CATAAGCTGGGAAGAGGAAACCGCGATAAAGTCCAACAATTTATGGCAATCACTGGAACCAG TGAGAAGGCTGCCCTTCAGGCATTAAAAGCCAGCGATTGGCACCTAGAAGGGGCTTTTGATATTTTCTACAGCCAACCACAGATTAGAGCTGTGATCGACTCTAGACATCTTGAAGAGCTCTACAATAGATACAAAG ATCCATATGCTGATATGATTCTGGTTGATGGTATAACTCTTCTTTGCAATGATTTGCAG GTGGATCCTCAAGATATTGTAATG TTGGTGGTATCTTGGCATATGAAAGCTGCTACTATGTGTGAGTTCTCACGGCAGGAGTTTATTGGTGGTCTCCAATCGCTTGG GATAGATTCCATTGAAAAGTTCCGTGAAAAGCTACCAGCAATGCGCGCTGAACTGAAGGATGAAC AAAAATTCCGTGATATATACATCTTCGCATTCTGTTGGGCCAGGGAAAAG GGTCAAAAATCTCTGGCATTGGACACAGCTATTGGTATGTGGCAGTTACTGTTTGCAGAAAAGCATTGGCCTTTAGTTGACCATTGGTGCGAGTTCTTACAG GCCCGACATAACAAAGCAATCTCTCGCGACACTTGGTCTCAGTTACTGGAATTTGTTAGG ACGATCGATCCCGATTTATCGAACTATGATGAACAGGGAGCTTGGCCCTATTTGATAGACGAATTTGTGGAGTATTTGGCGGAGAATGGGATCGTTCAACACAGGAAGTGA